ATCGCGTTTCTCGTCTTTTCGGTTTTTTCGAAAGCTTCGGTAAGTTTCGTGATCGCGGAAATCGATTCGAGCACGCCGTCCCATTTTTTTTGCAGCACCGCAGCGCGCAGCTCCGCCTGCCGGGTAAGCATAGTGTCGAGAATTTCGTTTTCGCGCAAAAGAAGCCGCTCCATTTCGCTTATGTCCGCCATATACAGATTACCTCATGTTGATTATCGGTGCGGAAAAACGACGACTTTACGGTTTTTTTACGGGAGCGGCAGCAGTTTTATTCGATCGTAACGCATTTCCGCCTATACGCTTTCATACCGTAAAACGCACTACACTGCTTTGAACAAAGCGTATAATTTTTTTGCGGAATCGTCGAGCGAATATTTTTCGAAAAGAGGTGCGGGCGATGAAACGGGCTCGGCAAGGAGCGCATCCAAATCGACGTCGGGCTTAAATGGATCGATGTAATGCGCGCAGCTTCCGTATATTTCAGGTAAGCTCGCGGCATTCGAAACGACGACGGGCGCGCCGCAGGAAAGCGCTTCGAGCGGCGGAAGACCGAAGCCTTCAAAGTACGAAGGAAATACGAAAGCTTTGCAGTTTTGCATGAGCGCTTTCACTGCTTCGTCGGAAAGATAGCCTGCGAGAATAATATTTTCCAATGATTTTATTTTTTCAAGTTCGCTCGGAACGACGTTTTTGAGCATCGTACCGGAAATGACGAAAAGTTCGTTCGGGTAAAGCTCCGCATGCTGCATAATCCACTTGAGATTTTTCCGCAAAGAAAGACTTCCGAGCGTAAAATAAAATTCTCCGGATTTGAGACCGAGTTTTTTCAAAATGTTTTCATCGGCACGGATTTTTTTCATGTGGGCCGATCCGGAATAAATGACACGTATCTTTTTTTCGGGCACGCGATAGTAATCGATAATCTGTTTTTTGCTGAAGTTCGATACGGTACAGACAAAGCGCGCATTTTTGCAGATATTCCGATAATTTAAACGGCTGTACGCGCCGATAAGTTTGTCGTAAAACGATGTAAAATCGTTCGGAAAATCCTTTGCGTATACGTCGTGGATAAATGCGATGCCGCAGGTTTTGCCTAAAGGTGCGGTGTTTGAAAACGAAAGCGCACAGGCATTTCGTCTGCGGCATGTTCTTGCAAAGACGCCCAAATCCCAAAAAGGAAACGAGCGCGCTTCTTTATCGGATCGTATGACGGCAATACGGGCATAAGACGGAACTTTCGGCGCATTTGCGGGAACCAGTATCGACACGCGATCGGATGAGCTAAGCAGAGAATCGATTCGCTTGCATATTTCCCATGCAAAGCGCTCGATACCGGTGAGATTCCGGCATAAAAAATTTCCGTTTATAAGAATTTCCGTCATTGATGCCGCCCCAAAACCCCTATGCTTCGCTCCCCGCTTCATATCGTATAACGATTTCGATTGTAATTTCGAATTACATTGTTGTCAATCCAGGGCTTACGCATGAGAATCTATATTCCTCAAAAAATAACCATTACCGTAAAAAATCGGCTGCACTCCCGGCAGCAGCCCTGCCGTTCGCCGCGGCAGACCGTGATTGGAATCGGACTGCGCGAACTTTTTTACCAAAAAGTTCGCTTGCCATCGGTCTGAGCGGCTCGGCGGCATTGCCGCTGCCTCGCGTTCCGCCTTTTTTATTTTATATTATGTCTCTTTTCTGTGTATACATTTTTCATGCGGAATCCCTGGTTGTCAATCGCACGCTCTTGACGTAACGCTTTAAAATTTGCTATAGTTTTCGGGCATTGCAAATGCGCTTACGGTGCCTGTAGTTCAGCGGTAGAGCGCCAGATTGTGGATCTGGTTGTCGTGGGTTCAATCCCCACCAGGCACCCGCTTTTATAAAAATTAATAAAAAAGACGCCGCCGATTGCCTGAATGTTCGCGGCTTCGAATCCTTCCGAAAGCGTTTATAGCTCAACTGGATAGAGCAACGGACTTCGAATCCGTAGGTTGCGTGTTCGAGTCACGCTAAACGCAATTTTCCCTCATCCGCACCGTCTTCGCCGATTCTTGCCGTGCTACAAAAAAATCGTCAGGGCTTACGCATGAAAAATGTATACACGGAAAAAAGCGTATAATATATAAAAAAGGCGGAACGCGAGGCAGCGGCAATGCCGCCGAGCCGCTCTGACCGATGGCAAGCAAAATTTCGAAGAAATTTTGCGCAGTCCGATTCCAATCACGGTCTGCCGCGGCGAACGGCAGGGCTGTTGCCGGGAGTGCAGCCGATTTTTTTACGGTAATGATTATTTTTTAGGAAATATAGATTCTCATGCGTAAGCCCTAAAAAATCGTTCAACATACTTGCCATTTTATTTTATTTTTGCTATAGTTATAACATTCAGCCACTGTCGTGGATTGAGTACGGGCCATTAGCTCAGCTGGTAGAGCAACAGACTCTTAATCTGTGGGTCGTCGGTTCGAAGCCGGCATGGCTCAAGCCTTGTGTGAGACGAGAAGGCACGCACTCTTTATGCGAGAGTGGTGAAACGGCAGACACGCCGGATTTAGGTTCCGGTGCCTTTACGGCGTAAGGGTTCAAGTCCCTTCTCTCGCAATTCCGATGCCTGAGGTGTTGCGACATACAGATTTGCGGGAATAGCTCAGTGGTAGAGCGCCACCTTGCCAAGGTGGATGTCGCGGGTCCAACTCCCGTTTCCCGCTCGAGTACCGAAGCTTACAGCGCCGGAAAACGCAAAGAATTATTTGCGGGAATAGCTCAGTGGTAGAGCGCCACCTTGCCAAGGTGGATGTCGCGGGTCCAACTCCCGTTTCCCGCTTAAAAGCCAAAGCGATTCGGAGCAATCTGAATCGCTTTTTTTATTCGTACGGAGATCACTGGTAAGGAGCGAAGCGTGGAACTCAAAAAAGAATTCACCGACCTTGAAAAATCGGCGGTAAAACTCACCGTCACCGTTTCACAAAAAGACGTCGCGGCCGCATACGCGGAAACGCTCGGCAAATATCTAAAGCAGGCGCAGATTCCGGGCTTCAGAAAAGGCCACGTACCTGCGAATATTCTCGAGCGCAAATTCGGAGAGGGCATCAAAGCCGACACGGTAAGCGATATAATCGACAAAGCGCTCAACGAAATCTTTGAAGACGATGCGGAAAAGGCAAACCGTCCGCTCCCCTACGCGCAGCCCGTCATGGAAAAAATACCGGAACTCGACACTGCAAAAGATTTAAGCTTTTCTCTCACTTACGACGTGTACCCGAAAGTCGACGTTAAAAATTTTTCGGGCATTACGATAAAAGAGCCGCAGGTCACGATCGGCAGCAAAGAGATCGATGAAGAGCTCAAAGCCGTGCAGGAGCGCAATGCGGTCGTCATCGACAAAAAAGACGATGAAAAAGTCGAAAAGG
This Treponema socranskii subsp. buccale DNA region includes the following protein-coding sequences:
- a CDS encoding glycosyltransferase family 4 protein; amino-acid sequence: MTEILINGNFLCRNLTGIERFAWEICKRIDSLLSSSDRVSILVPANAPKVPSYARIAVIRSDKEARSFPFWDLGVFARTCRRRNACALSFSNTAPLGKTCGIAFIHDVYAKDFPNDFTSFYDKLIGAYSRLNYRNICKNARFVCTVSNFSKKQIIDYYRVPEKKIRVIYSGSAHMKKIRADENILKKLGLKSGEFYFTLGSLSLRKNLKWIMQHAELYPNELFVISGTMLKNVVPSELEKIKSLENIILAGYLSDEAVKALMQNCKAFVFPSYFEGFGLPPLEALSCGAPVVVSNAASLPEIYGSCAHYIDPFKPDVDLDALLAEPVSSPAPLFEKYSLDDSAKKLYALFKAV